A single genomic interval of Lepidochelys kempii isolate rLepKem1 chromosome 13, rLepKem1.hap2, whole genome shotgun sequence harbors:
- the LOC140897252 gene encoding olfactory receptor 11A1-like — protein MHLMEKGEGENQTSVTEFILLGFGDLPELQILLFLLFLVIYIVTMAGNILIVALVVAYQHLYIPMYFFLGNLSCLETCYISTILPRMLASLLTGDRTISVEGCMIQLVLFGSLVTTECYLLTVMSYDRYLAICKPLHYGTLMNGRLCLQLAAGSWISGFLVCRIFMCLMPQLIFCGPNEIDHFFCDFTSLFQLSCSDTSQITPLIYIFSFLDAVSPFLLTLASYICIIVTILGIPSTTGRQKAFSTCSSHLIMVALFYGTIMIVYMLPKSGTWRALNKVFSIGHTVVTPLANPLIYSLRNREVKEALRNAVRRPVTLTKNPD, from the coding sequence ATGCACCTCATGgagaaaggagaaggggaaaatcAAACGTCCGTCACGGAATTCATCCTCCTGGGGTTTGGGGATCTCCCCGAGCTGCAGATCCTTCTCTTTCTGCTTTTTCTAGTGATCTACATTGTGACCATGGCTGGGAACATCCTCATTGTTGCGCTAGTTGTGGCTTATCAGCACCTTTACATCCCCATGTACTTCTTTctggggaacttgtcctgctTGGAGACCTGCTacatctccaccatcctgcctaggatgctggccagtctcctgactggGGACAGAACCATTTCTGTGGAGGGCTGCATGATACAATTGGTTTTATTTGGTTCTCTGGTAACTACAGAGTGTTATCTCCTGACAGTGATGTCTTATGATAGGTATTTAGCCATATGCAAACCGCTACACTATGGCACCCTTATGAATGGCAGGCTGTGTCTCCAGCTAGCAGCTGGGTCTTGGATAAGTGGATTTCTAGTTTGTAGAATATTCATGTGTCTTATGCCACAGTTAATTTTCTGTGGCCCTAATGAAATTGaccatttcttttgtgatttcacCTCACTGTTTCAACTCTCCTGCAGCGACACCAGCCAGATCACCCCacttatttatatattttccttCCTAGATGCAGTTTCCCCTTTTCTCTTAACCCTGGCTTCCTATATTTGTATCATTGTGACCATCCTGGGAATCCCATCCACTACCGGGaggcaaaaggccttttccacctgctcctctcacctcattATGGTGGCTCTTTTCTATGGGACCATAATGATTGTCTACATGCTACCGAAATCTGGTACCTGGAGAGCCCTGAACAAAGTGTTCTCCATCGGCCACACAGTCGTGACTCCCCTGGCCAATCcgctcatctacagcctgagaaacagaGAGGTCAAGGAGGCCCTGAGAAACGCTGTGAGGAGACCTGTGACCCTTACAAAGAATCCTGACTAG